Below is a genomic region from Cellulomonas sp. P24.
CCCCGCAGTTCGTGCCCGACCCGGCGACCCTGGACAACTACGTCCAGGTGCTCACGACGCAGAACTTCGCGGCGTACTTCATGAACTCGGTCGTCGTCGCGCTGACGTCCACGGTGATCTCGGTGCTGATCAGCTCGATGATGGCGTACGCGTTCGCACGGTTCCGGTTCCCCGGCCGCGAGCTGCTGTTCCGGCTCGTCCTGGTAGGCCTGATGGTGCCCGCGATGATGCTGATCATCCCGCAGTTCATCCTGGCCAAGCAGCTCGGCCTGATCGACTCGCTGCAGGGGCTGATCGTCTTCTACGTCGCGGCCTCGATCTCGCTCAACACGTTCCTGCTGCGCAGCTTCTTCGCGTCGATCCCCGGCGAGCTCGACGACGCGATGCAGGTCGACGGCGCCAACGCGTGGACCCGCTACTGGCGGCTCGTGATGCCGCTGTCCACCCCCGCGCTCGCCACCACGACGATCTTCACGTTCCTCGCCACGTGGGACGAGTTCGCCTGGGCGCTGACGATCATCAACGACCCGAGCAAGCGCACCCTGCCGCTCGCGATCCAGCTCTTCCAGGGGCAGAACGCCACCCAGTGGGGCCTCGTGTTCGCCGCGTCCGTCGTCGCGGTGCTCCCGGTGATCCTCGTGTTCCTCATCTTCCAGAAGTACTTCGTGCAGGGCCTCA
It encodes:
- a CDS encoding carbohydrate ABC transporter permease translates to MSTLHRRRPVSGALRHVLLIVGALIMLTPFVYMVSTSFKSQAYVLTIPPQFVPDPATLDNYVQVLTTQNFAAYFMNSVVVALTSTVISVLISSMMAYAFARFRFPGRELLFRLVLVGLMVPAMMLIIPQFILAKQLGLIDSLQGLIVFYVAASISLNTFLLRSFFASIPGELDDAMQVDGANAWTRYWRLVMPLSTPALATTTIFTFLATWDEFAWALTIINDPSKRTLPLAIQLFQGQNATQWGLVFAASVVAVLPVILVFLIFQKYFVQGLTSGAVKG